Proteins found in one Solitalea lacus genomic segment:
- a CDS encoding HAD family hydrolase: MKKIKNIIFDYGNVIFSIDFERTSQSFKKLGLNNIDELFGHTTQSTLFDKLDKGEINVNDFVKEVQKFVPEATYQEIIDAWNSLLIGIDDGNLELLLKAKTKYRTFLLSNNNEIHYNWIIDYLKREWNINDMSGYFEKDYYSHLMGSRKPHATIFEQVLSNHQLTPEETLFIDDSPQHIETAQKLGLQTRLVASGESLAEVLEPYL, encoded by the coding sequence GTGAAAAAAATTAAAAATATAATCTTTGATTACGGCAACGTAATCTTTTCCATTGATTTTGAACGCACTAGCCAATCCTTTAAAAAACTAGGATTAAACAATATTGATGAACTTTTTGGCCATACAACCCAATCAACTCTTTTCGACAAGCTGGATAAAGGAGAAATTAACGTCAACGATTTCGTTAAAGAAGTACAAAAATTCGTCCCTGAAGCAACCTATCAAGAAATTATTGATGCATGGAACTCGTTATTAATAGGTATTGATGATGGAAATTTAGAACTTTTGTTAAAGGCCAAAACCAAATACCGCACATTTCTATTAAGTAACAATAATGAAATTCACTACAACTGGATAATAGATTATTTAAAACGAGAATGGAATATTAATGATATGTCGGGCTATTTTGAAAAGGACTACTATTCGCATTTAATGGGCTCTAGAAAACCGCACGCAACTATTTTTGAACAGGTACTATCCAATCATCAACTCACGCCTGAGGAAACTTTATTCATTGATGATAGCCCTCAGCATATTGAAACGGCCCAAAAATTAGGCTTACAGACTCGATTAGTTGCATCGGGAGAATCGCTAGCTGAAGTACTTGAACCCTATTTATAG